Proteins co-encoded in one Opitutus terrae PB90-1 genomic window:
- a CDS encoding glycogen-binding domain-containing protein: MKKKKKPTNLARGLFTYLDPLATTVFVAGSFNDWKPDAAAMIQVIPGRWELEVSLPPGRHEYLFVVDGKWVVDPTAKETCPNPYGGLNAVAQA, encoded by the coding sequence ATGAAGAAGAAGAAAAAACCGACGAACCTCGCCCGGGGCTTGTTCACCTACCTCGATCCCCTCGCCACCACCGTCTTCGTTGCCGGCTCGTTCAACGATTGGAAGCCCGATGCCGCCGCCATGATCCAAGTGATACCCGGACGATGGGAACTGGAAGTGTCCCTCCCTCCCGGTCGGCACGAATATCTGTTCGTCGTGGACGGCAAATGGGTTGTCGATCCCACGGCCAAAGAGACCTGCCCAAACCCGTATGGAGGTCTCAACGCCGTTGCGCAGGCGTAG
- a CDS encoding helix-turn-helix transcriptional regulator, producing MPTFRRTPLRLTPADFMAGSRLFQDYQRAFAAASGVLPILRDVQPGNLAARPIGRPNPPRTRTAHDDGSRATQTREWTGGFCETAVPVRAGNRVLALLCIGPVRVSAACIGDGARVARLTAAVHDSAVTERADDDRGRASCLARADYAAFVQLLEIFAGQLGDWHLRHAPGEMPRGPIALLRAKEWIAAHHHEPITLAGAATVAQMSTWTFSRSFHRAFGVMFRDFLSGVRIDHARKMLAHPDVTIADTLHAVGFASRAQFNRSFRKFAGTPPGKFRAALANRAPATGPGETFSFLAAPSLHAAAG from the coding sequence ATGCCAACATTCCGCAGAACTCCCCTGCGCCTCACTCCGGCCGACTTCATGGCCGGCTCGAGGCTGTTTCAGGATTACCAGCGGGCGTTTGCCGCGGCGAGCGGCGTGCTGCCGATCCTGCGCGACGTTCAGCCGGGCAACCTCGCTGCACGGCCGATCGGACGTCCGAACCCACCTCGCACGCGAACCGCGCACGATGACGGTTCGCGTGCGACGCAAACCCGCGAGTGGACCGGCGGTTTCTGCGAAACCGCCGTGCCCGTTCGCGCGGGCAATCGCGTGCTCGCGCTTCTGTGTATCGGCCCGGTGCGAGTGAGCGCGGCTTGCATCGGGGATGGCGCGCGCGTTGCAAGGCTCACCGCCGCCGTTCATGACAGCGCAGTCACGGAGCGAGCCGACGACGATCGCGGACGCGCCTCGTGTCTGGCGCGGGCTGACTATGCCGCCTTCGTGCAGCTCCTCGAAATCTTCGCGGGCCAGTTGGGCGACTGGCATCTGCGCCACGCTCCCGGCGAGATGCCACGCGGGCCGATCGCGCTCCTCCGTGCGAAGGAGTGGATCGCAGCGCACCATCATGAACCCATCACGCTAGCCGGCGCCGCGACCGTCGCGCAGATGAGCACCTGGACGTTTTCGCGCAGCTTTCATCGCGCGTTTGGAGTGATGTTCCGCGACTTCCTGAGCGGCGTGCGCATCGATCACGCCCGGAAGATGCTCGCTCACCCGGATGTGACGATCGCCGACACACTCCATGCCGTCGGCTTCGCGAGCCGCGCCCAGTTCAACCGTTCGTTTCGCAAATTCGCCGGAACCCCGCCCGGAAAATTCCGGGCCGCGCTGGCAAACAGGGCACCCGCCACCGGCCCCGGAGAGACCTTTTCCTTCCTCGCTGCGCCATCGCTGCACGCAGCGGCGGGCTAG
- the glgP gene encoding alpha-glucan family phosphorylase codes for MNHSPQIAYFSMEIALLPEMPTYSGGLGVLAGDFLKSAADLRTPLVGITLVHRQGYFRQRLDAAGRQTEEPCPWIVGRLLRELPARAHVTIEGRRVALRAWQYDVRGPAGFVVPVLFLDTNLPENSEWDRHLTDRLYGGDTYYRFCQEVVLGIGGVRMLRALEFDSIRNYHMNEGHAALLGLELLDTSAAANGRPHFTLEEVELVRERCIFTTHTPVPAGHDKFPLDLAGRVLGRHDFHEHHEVFCCEGVLNLTLLALNLSRYHNGVARSHGEVSQLMFPRYVIDAITNGVHAATWTSEPFQRLFDRHIPGWREDNYSLRNALRIPRAEVRAAHRQAKERLFAHVEQTCRRELDVSALTLGFGRRAATYKRADLLFQDIPRLKAIGKAAGGLQVIYAGKAHPADQPGKDLIARIVGLQRSLRPEVELVYLENYDMAIGQFLTSGVDVWLNTPAPPLEASGTSGMKAALNGVPSLSVLDGWWVEGHVEGVTGWAIGKPWSAVPNGDTHDGNHDGASLYEKLEEQVVPWFSRRHNAFTDVMRHAIAMNGSFFNTHRMLNQYAHKAYLA; via the coding sequence ATGAATCACTCGCCACAAATCGCCTACTTTTCGATGGAGATCGCACTACTGCCCGAGATGCCGACTTACAGCGGCGGGCTCGGCGTGCTGGCCGGCGACTTCCTAAAATCCGCCGCGGACCTGCGGACACCGCTGGTCGGCATCACGCTCGTGCACCGGCAGGGCTATTTTCGCCAGCGGCTCGACGCCGCCGGCCGGCAAACGGAGGAACCGTGCCCCTGGATCGTCGGCCGGTTGTTGCGCGAGCTTCCGGCGCGGGCACATGTGACGATCGAGGGCCGCCGCGTGGCGCTGCGCGCCTGGCAATACGACGTGCGCGGCCCAGCCGGCTTCGTCGTGCCGGTGCTGTTTCTCGATACGAATCTGCCGGAGAACTCCGAGTGGGACCGGCACCTCACCGACCGGCTCTACGGCGGCGACACCTACTACCGCTTCTGCCAGGAAGTCGTGCTCGGCATTGGCGGCGTGCGGATGCTGCGTGCGCTGGAGTTCGATTCCATTCGCAACTATCACATGAACGAAGGCCACGCGGCGCTGCTGGGCCTCGAACTGCTCGACACCAGCGCGGCCGCGAATGGCCGCCCCCATTTCACCCTCGAGGAGGTCGAGCTCGTGCGCGAACGGTGCATTTTCACCACGCATACGCCGGTGCCCGCCGGCCACGACAAGTTTCCGCTCGATCTCGCCGGCCGCGTGCTTGGCCGGCATGATTTTCACGAACATCACGAGGTCTTCTGCTGCGAGGGCGTGCTCAATCTCACGCTTCTCGCGCTCAACCTCAGCCGCTACCACAACGGGGTGGCGCGCTCGCACGGCGAAGTCTCGCAACTGATGTTTCCGCGCTACGTGATCGACGCGATCACGAACGGCGTGCATGCCGCCACGTGGACGAGCGAGCCGTTCCAGCGGCTCTTCGACCGGCACATTCCCGGCTGGCGCGAGGACAATTACAGCCTGCGCAACGCGCTGCGCATCCCGCGGGCCGAAGTGCGCGCCGCGCACCGCCAGGCGAAGGAGCGGCTCTTCGCCCACGTCGAGCAAACCTGCCGCCGCGAACTCGATGTCTCGGCGCTGACGCTCGGCTTTGGCCGGCGCGCAGCGACCTACAAGCGCGCGGACCTGCTCTTTCAGGACATCCCGCGCCTGAAAGCCATCGGCAAGGCCGCCGGCGGCCTTCAAGTGATCTACGCCGGCAAGGCGCATCCAGCCGACCAGCCGGGCAAGGACTTGATCGCGCGCATCGTCGGTTTGCAGCGCTCGCTGCGCCCGGAGGTCGAGCTAGTCTATCTGGAAAACTACGACATGGCCATCGGCCAGTTCCTCACCTCGGGCGTGGACGTCTGGCTCAACACTCCGGCGCCGCCGCTCGAAGCTTCCGGCACCAGCGGCATGAAGGCCGCGCTCAACGGTGTGCCCAGCCTCAGCGTCCTCGACGGTTGGTGGGTCGAAGGCCACGTCGAGGGCGTGACCGGCTGGGCAATCGGCAAACCGTGGTCGGCGGTGCCCAACGGAGACACGCACGACGGCAATCACGACGGCGCGTCGCTGTATGAGAAGCTGGAAGAACAGGTGGTGCCGTGGTTCAGCCGCCGGCATAACGCGTTCACCGATGTCATGCGTCATGCCATCGCGATGAACGGCTCGTTCTTTAACACACACCGCATGCTCAACCAATACGCGCACAAAGCGTATCTCGCCTGA
- a CDS encoding hybrid sensor histidine kinase/response regulator, producing MSGQLPHPTIAATVRATLSRVGRTLTHTSPVRLLLLICVTIAVTHSLTMLSLHPWHAILPGWAHSLVESVLLVIVLFPALYFFSFRPLIAQVSECQRAEAIMRESEHKYRQLFECLGDAALLFDSAMGRVIDANHEAERMFGRPRAQIVGKRCDAFFPSEKAQEYRQRMTPRVGGATANLEAEVRTSDGRVLPVHISTAALTLFGRDLVVGLFRDITEFKTLHGELLRAQRLECVGALASGIAHDLSNVLVPVVFATDILRRAPREEQEQALLDTIHSSAGRAIQIARQIIAFVRGGESRRTELQLRDVLHETAEMARVVFPKSIRIREDLPEDLWPVRADAAQMAQVLMNLAVNARDAMPDGGELQFAAGNLAECDLARNGISGARPGPYAVFSVADTGSGIPAEHRDQIFDPFFTTKPAGQGTGLGLAITRDIVTSHDGFIQLISQSGHGTKFRIFLPAIAASEAEPLQRQGSALPAGQGELALVVDDESTVLEMTCLALEKAGYEVLRASDGAEALAAAAGHGAGLKVAVVDTVMPFLGSHAVIQALHEVNPSLSIIQTSASIGAARNGDRAASMPHAFLPKPFLVEQLLVAVHEALQAQRLRGNGK from the coding sequence ATGAGTGGCCAACTTCCTCATCCGACAATCGCCGCCACGGTTCGCGCGACCCTCTCGCGAGTCGGACGGACACTGACTCACACCTCGCCGGTGCGGCTGCTGCTCCTCATCTGCGTGACGATCGCGGTCACGCACTCGCTGACGATGCTCTCGCTGCACCCGTGGCATGCGATCCTGCCGGGCTGGGCGCATTCGCTCGTCGAGTCCGTTCTGCTGGTGATCGTTCTTTTCCCGGCGCTGTATTTTTTCTCGTTCCGCCCGCTGATCGCGCAGGTGTCCGAATGCCAGCGGGCGGAGGCGATCATGCGCGAATCGGAGCACAAATACAGGCAGTTGTTCGAATGCCTCGGCGACGCCGCTCTTTTGTTCGATTCCGCCATGGGACGGGTGATCGACGCCAATCACGAAGCGGAGCGGATGTTCGGCCGGCCCCGCGCGCAAATCGTCGGAAAGCGCTGCGATGCCTTTTTCCCCTCGGAAAAGGCTCAGGAATACCGGCAGCGGATGACTCCACGCGTCGGAGGAGCGACCGCCAACTTGGAAGCGGAGGTGCGAACGTCCGACGGCCGCGTTCTACCCGTTCACATCAGCACCGCGGCGCTCACGCTTTTCGGCCGTGATCTGGTCGTCGGCCTTTTTCGCGACATCACGGAATTCAAGACGCTCCACGGTGAACTACTGCGCGCCCAACGGCTGGAATGCGTGGGCGCCCTGGCCAGCGGGATCGCGCACGATTTGAGCAACGTGCTCGTGCCGGTCGTATTCGCGACGGATATCCTCCGCCGCGCTCCGCGGGAAGAGCAGGAACAGGCTCTGCTCGACACGATTCACAGCAGTGCGGGGCGCGCGATCCAGATCGCACGGCAAATAATCGCCTTTGTGCGTGGCGGCGAGAGTCGTCGCACCGAGCTGCAACTTCGCGACGTGCTCCACGAGACCGCGGAGATGGCGCGCGTCGTATTCCCAAAGTCCATTCGCATTCGCGAGGATCTACCCGAAGATCTCTGGCCGGTCCGGGCCGACGCAGCGCAAATGGCCCAAGTCCTCATGAACTTGGCCGTCAACGCACGCGACGCGATGCCTGACGGCGGCGAATTGCAGTTCGCGGCCGGGAATCTCGCGGAATGCGATCTCGCGCGAAACGGAATTTCCGGAGCGAGGCCTGGCCCTTATGCGGTCTTCAGCGTGGCCGACACCGGCTCAGGCATCCCGGCGGAACACCGGGACCAGATCTTCGATCCGTTTTTCACGACGAAGCCGGCCGGCCAGGGCACGGGGCTGGGCCTGGCAATCACCCGCGATATCGTCACTAGCCATGACGGCTTCATCCAACTGATCAGCCAGTCGGGGCACGGAACCAAGTTCAGAATCTTTCTCCCTGCGATTGCAGCTTCGGAAGCCGAGCCGCTGCAACGGCAGGGCAGCGCACTGCCGGCGGGACAAGGCGAACTGGCGCTCGTCGTGGACGACGAGAGCACAGTTCTGGAAATGACCTGTTTGGCGCTGGAGAAGGCCGGCTATGAAGTCCTGCGCGCCAGCGACGGCGCGGAGGCTCTCGCGGCGGCGGCGGGGCATGGGGCTGGACTTAAGGTGGCAGTCGTCGACACCGTGATGCCGTTTCTCGGGAGTCACGCGGTGATTCAGGCGCTTCACGAGGTCAACCCTTCGTTAAGCATCATCCAAACGAGCGCCAGCATCGGCGCAGCCCGGAACGGTGATCGCGCCGCATCAATGCCGCACGCGTTTCTGCCAAAACCCTTTCTGGTCGAGCAACTGCTCGTGGCCGTTCACGAGGCGCTCCAGGCGCAGCGCCTGCGTGGCAATGGAAAGTGA
- a CDS encoding TolC family protein codes for MKIAFSSVPPRFAAVMLLSAMLGGCTLAPSAGEKEARTRLAQAGDTLRPAAQRPLLPELRSDSPLAEYVRFAVLNHPQVLGAYHDWRASVSRIAPTRALPDPQFTFEADVTSTLMTFMPGLMFDIMTPGKRRAMGREMTAASDVEYRAFVAVALRTAAEARKAWIDLAYVDEAIRLREASIGSLEQSLEIASADYTTGRGMGTLANQVSIQNNTAKVRTDLATLSDRRTAVRVRFKSALGLTPADPDPAWPLAALVPSVVAGEDELWRRASAANPELARMRAMVEMAIASIEVARKARTPDFTVGGMADLKADPLMVRPTATVTLPIWREKIAANIAAAEARRDASAARVTAELINLSAELAQMLYMVREADRMIAYIDETALPNFEQAIATIEAGYQSGMTSPSMIPETQLMALDMRLERVAAMREREIAATELLLLTASATPDEVPVVAESTLSQR; via the coding sequence ATGAAAATCGCGTTCTCCTCGGTTCCACCTCGCTTCGCCGCCGTCATGTTGCTGAGCGCAATGCTCGGTGGCTGCACTCTCGCTCCATCTGCCGGTGAGAAAGAGGCGCGGACGCGGCTCGCGCAGGCCGGAGACACATTGCGCCCCGCGGCGCAAAGACCACTGTTGCCGGAGCTGCGCTCCGATTCGCCGCTCGCCGAATACGTGCGTTTTGCGGTGCTCAACCACCCGCAGGTCTTGGGTGCCTATCATGACTGGCGAGCCTCAGTCTCACGAATCGCGCCGACCCGCGCGCTACCGGATCCGCAGTTTACGTTCGAGGCAGATGTCACAAGCACGCTGATGACCTTCATGCCAGGCCTCATGTTCGACATCATGACGCCAGGCAAACGCCGTGCGATGGGCCGCGAAATGACCGCCGCAAGCGACGTTGAGTATCGCGCGTTCGTCGCTGTCGCGCTTCGCACCGCAGCCGAAGCGCGCAAGGCGTGGATCGACCTCGCCTACGTCGACGAGGCGATCCGCCTCCGTGAGGCGTCGATCGGTTCGCTCGAACAATCGCTGGAGATCGCAAGCGCCGACTACACGACCGGCCGGGGCATGGGCACGCTGGCGAATCAGGTCAGCATCCAGAACAACACGGCGAAGGTGCGGACCGACCTAGCTACCTTGAGCGACCGCCGAACCGCGGTTCGCGTCCGTTTCAAGTCTGCGCTCGGGCTGACGCCCGCGGACCCGGACCCGGCCTGGCCCCTGGCTGCCCTCGTGCCGTCGGTCGTAGCAGGCGAAGACGAACTCTGGCGCCGGGCCTCTGCGGCCAATCCCGAGCTGGCGCGGATGCGCGCGATGGTCGAGATGGCAATCGCCAGCATTGAGGTTGCCCGCAAGGCGCGCACGCCGGATTTCACGGTTGGCGGAATGGCCGATCTGAAAGCCGACCCATTGATGGTGCGTCCGACCGCTACGGTGACCCTGCCGATTTGGCGCGAAAAGATCGCCGCCAACATCGCCGCCGCTGAGGCGCGGCGCGATGCCAGTGCCGCGCGGGTGACCGCCGAGCTGATCAACTTGTCCGCGGAACTCGCGCAGATGCTCTACATGGTGCGAGAAGCCGACCGGATGATCGCCTACATCGACGAGACGGCGCTGCCGAATTTTGAACAGGCAATCGCGACGATCGAGGCCGGCTACCAGTCCGGCATGACGAGTCCCTCGATGATCCCGGAGACACAGCTCATGGCGCTCGACATGCGCCTGGAACGCGTCGCGGCCATGCGTGAGCGCGAGATTGCCGCAACCGAACTCCTCCTCCTAACCGCCTCCGCTACGCCGGACGAAGTGCCCGTCGTCGCCGAAAGCACCCTTTCCCAACGCTGA